The following coding sequences lie in one Glycine soja cultivar W05 chromosome 16, ASM419377v2, whole genome shotgun sequence genomic window:
- the LOC114388992 gene encoding exosome complex component RRP42-like, protein MVGLSLGETHFIQGGIAQDLRCDGRKRLTYRPISVETGVIPQTNGSARVRMGATDVIASVKAELGKPSLLQPDKGKVSIYVDCSSTAEPAFEGRGGDELAAELSNALQRCLLGGKSGAGAGIDLSSLIVVEGKICWDLYIDGLVVSSDGNLLDALGAAIKAALSNTGIPRVQVAAGTSNDEHPEVDVSDEEFLQFDTSRVPVIVTLTKVGRHYIVDATSEEESQMSSAVSISVNRQGHICGITKRGGVGLDPSIILDMISVAKHVSEQLINKLDSEIASAEAEEES, encoded by the exons ATGGTGGGTTTATCTCTTGGAGAAACACATTTCATCCAAGGTGGCATTGCTCAAGATCTTCGTTGTGATGGTAGAAAGAGATTGACATATCGACCAATCTCTGTTGAAACTGGAGTGATTCCCCAG ACCAATGGTTCAGCAAGAGTCAGAATGGGTGCCACAGATGTCATTGCCAGCGTTAAG GCTGAACTTGGAAAGCCAAGCTTGTTGCAACCTGACAAAGGAAAAGTCTCTATATATGTTGATTGCAGTTCAACAGCAGAGCCAGCTTTTGAG GGTAGAGGGGGTGATGAGTTGGCAGCAGAACTGTCAAATGCTCTTCAACGCTGTCTCTTGGGTGGTAAAAGTGGAGCAG GTGCTGGAATTGATCTCTCATCGCTTATTGTTGTCGAAGGAAAAATTTGTTGGGATCTTTACATAGATGGGCTTGTTGTTAGTTCAGATGGAAATTTGTTGGATGCTCTAGGCGCTGCCATTAAG GCTGCTTTGAGCAATACAGGTATTCCAAGAGTCCAAGTTGCTGCTGGAACATCAAATGATGAGCATCCAGAAGTTGACGTAAGCGATGAGGAGTTTCTGCAGTTTGACACATCAAGAGTCCCTGTCATAGTTACACTGACTAAG GTTGGGAGGCACTATATTGTAGATGCAACATCAGAAGAGGAATCACAAATGAGCTCTGctgtttctatttctgttaaTAGGCAAGGGCACATCTGCGGCATAACCAAACGTGGAGGTGTAGGGCTGGATCCAAGCATCATTCTTGATATGATATCTGTGGCTAAGCATGTAAGCGAgcaattaataaacaaattgGATTCAGAAATAGCTTCTGCTGAAGCTGAAGAGGAGTCATGA
- the LOC114389572 gene encoding dynein light chain LC6, flagellar outer arm-like, which translates to MEEAEKELERRSKFLNSLIQKKKKGIEQHEHESFKVHVRACDMPLPLQNRALQCARLHLESMPPGNKLDNKRLALALKKEFDSSYGPAWHCIVGTSFGSYVTHSVGGFLYFSIDKVYILLFKTAVEPLDH; encoded by the exons ATGGAAGAAGCAGAGAAAGAGTTAGAGAGAAGGAGCAAGTTTCTGAACAGTTTgatacagaagaagaagaaaggcatAGAGCAGCATGAACATGAGAGTTTCAAGGTTCATGTCAGAGCTTGTGACATGCCCCTCCCTTTGCAGAACCGCGCCTTACAATGCGCACGTCTTCACTTGGAATCTATGCCACCTGGCAACAAGCTTGACAACAAACGCCTTGCACTGGCCCTTAAGAAG GAATTTGATTCTTCGTATGGTCCAGCTTGGCACTGCATTGTGGGTACTAGCTTTGGTTCTTATGTTACACATTCTGTTGGTGGCTTTTTGTACTTTTCCATTGATAAGGTttatatccttctcttcaagacaGCTGTTGAACCATTGGACCATTGA
- the LOC114389176 gene encoding glucan endo-1,3-beta-glucosidase 3-like isoform X1 — protein MAVFMIFYMLVIIALPAHGDAFIGVNIGTDVTNMPSPTEVVALLKAQGIQHVRLYDADRAMLRALANTGIRVIVSVPNDQILGIGQSNATAANWVARNVIAHVPATNITAIAVGSEVLTSLPNAAPVLVSALKFIQAALVAANLDQQIKVSTPHSSSVILDSFPPSQAFFNKTWDPVMVPLLNFLQSTGSYLMLNVYPYYDYMQSNGVVPLDYALFRPLPPNKEAIDSNTLLHYTNVFDAIVDAAYFAMSYLKFTNIPILVTESGWPSKGDSSEPDATVDNANTYNSNLIRHVLNNSGTPKQPGIAVSTYIYELYNEDLKSGPVSENNWGLFYASGAQVYTLHLTNSGTVFANDTTNQTFCVAKSNADSKMLQAALDWACGPGKVDCSPLLQGQSCYEPNSVASHATYAINSYYQQMAKSAGTCDFKGVASITTTNPSHGSCIFSGSGGKNVTSVNGTALAPSTNSTNSGCLSQYYNGGFFTSTVILTLILSVVVL, from the exons ATGGCTGTGTTCATGATTTTTTACATGCTTGTTATTATAGCTTTGCCTGCTCATGGAG ATGCTTTCATTGGTGTCAACATTGGTACAGATGTCACCAACATGCCAAGTCCAACAGAGGTTGTTGCCCTTCTTAAGGCTCAAGGTATCCAACATGTTAGACTCTATGATGCTGACAGAGCCATGCTTCGTGCACTCGCTAACACAGGAATCCGTGTAATTGTTTCTGTTCCCAATGATCAGATACTAGGCATTGGCCAGTCCAATGCCACAGCCGCAAATTGGGTTGCACGCAATGTCATAGCACATGTTCCTGCTACCAACATCACTGCAATAGCTGTTGGATCCGAAGTCCTAACTTCCCTCCCTAATGCAGCTCCTGTCCTAGTCTCAGCACTAAAATTCATTCAAGCTGCGCTAGTTGCGGCCAATCTTGACCAGCAAATCAAAGTCTCTACTCCACACTCTTCTTCTGTCATCCTTGACTCTTTCCCGCCATCTcaagcatttttcaataaaacttGGGACCCTGTCATGGTTCCCTTGCTTAACTTTTTGCAATCAACAGGTTCATATCTTATGCTCAATGTGTACCCTTATTATGATTACATGCAATCCAATGGTGTAGTCCCTCTAGACTACGCTTTGTTCCGGCCCTTGCCTCCGAATAAGGAAGCTATTGATTCCAACACCCTCCTGCATTATACTAATGTCTTTGATGCAATTGTTGATGCTGCTTATTTTGCTATGTCATATTTGAAGTTTACCAACATCCCTATTTTAGTCACAGAGTCAGGATGGCCCTCCAAAGGCGACTCATCTGAGCCGGATGCAACCGTTGACAATGCTAACACTTACAATAGTAACTTGATCAGGCATGTCCTTAACAATAGTGGGACTCCCAAGCAACCTGGAATTGCAGTTAGCACTTATATTTATGAGCTTTATAATGAAGACTTGAAATCAGGTCCAGTGTCTGAGAATAATTGGGGGCTGTTTTATGCTAGTGGAGCTCAAGTGTATACCTTACACTTGACTAATTCTGGTACTGTATTTGCAAATGATACAACAAACCAAACTTTTTGTGTTGCCAAGAGTAATGCCGATTCAAAGATGCTTCAGGCAGCACTCGATTGGGCTTGTGGACCGGGGAAGGTGGATTGTTCGCCTTTGCTGCAGGGTCAATCGTGTTACGAACCAAATAGTGTAGCTTCACATGCTACATATGCTATCAATTCATATTATCAGCAGATGGCTAAATCTGCGGGGACCTGTGATTTCAAAGGAGTTGCCTCTATCACCACTACAAACCCAA GTCACGGTTCCTGTATATTTTCAGGAAG TGGTGGTAAAAATGTTACCAGCGTAAATGGCACAGCATTGGCTCCATCAACAAATTCCACAAATTCAGGGTGCTTGTCCCAATATTACAATGGTGGATTTTTTACAAGCACTGTGATTCTTACTTTAATTTTGAGTGTAGTTGTCTTGTAA
- the LOC114389176 gene encoding glucan endo-1,3-beta-glucosidase 3-like isoform X4, giving the protein MAVFMIFYMLVIIALPAHGDAFIGVNIGTDVTNMPSPTEVVALLKAQGIQHVRLYDADRAMLRALANTGIRVIVSVPNDQILGIGQSNATAANWVARNVIAHVPATNITAIAVGSEVLTSLPNAAPVLVSALKFIQAALVAANLDQQIKVSTPHSSSVILDSFPPSQAFFNKTWDPVMVPLLNFLQSTVTESGWPSKGDSSEPDATVDNANTYNSNLIRHVLNNSGTPKQPGIAVSTYIYELYNEDLKSGPVSENNWGLFYASGAQVYTLHLTNSGTVFANDTTNQTFCVAKSNADSKMLQAALDWACGPGKVDCSPLLQGQSCYEPNSVASHATYAINSYYQQMAKSAGTCDFKGVASITTTNPSHGSCIFSGSGGKNVTSVNGTALAPSTNSTNSGCLSQYYNGGFFTSTVILTLILSVVVL; this is encoded by the exons ATGGCTGTGTTCATGATTTTTTACATGCTTGTTATTATAGCTTTGCCTGCTCATGGAG ATGCTTTCATTGGTGTCAACATTGGTACAGATGTCACCAACATGCCAAGTCCAACAGAGGTTGTTGCCCTTCTTAAGGCTCAAGGTATCCAACATGTTAGACTCTATGATGCTGACAGAGCCATGCTTCGTGCACTCGCTAACACAGGAATCCGTGTAATTGTTTCTGTTCCCAATGATCAGATACTAGGCATTGGCCAGTCCAATGCCACAGCCGCAAATTGGGTTGCACGCAATGTCATAGCACATGTTCCTGCTACCAACATCACTGCAATAGCTGTTGGATCCGAAGTCCTAACTTCCCTCCCTAATGCAGCTCCTGTCCTAGTCTCAGCACTAAAATTCATTCAAGCTGCGCTAGTTGCGGCCAATCTTGACCAGCAAATCAAAGTCTCTACTCCACACTCTTCTTCTGTCATCCTTGACTCTTTCCCGCCATCTcaagcatttttcaataaaacttGGGACCCTGTCATGGTTCCCTTGCTTAACTTTTTGCAATCAACAG TCACAGAGTCAGGATGGCCCTCCAAAGGCGACTCATCTGAGCCGGATGCAACCGTTGACAATGCTAACACTTACAATAGTAACTTGATCAGGCATGTCCTTAACAATAGTGGGACTCCCAAGCAACCTGGAATTGCAGTTAGCACTTATATTTATGAGCTTTATAATGAAGACTTGAAATCAGGTCCAGTGTCTGAGAATAATTGGGGGCTGTTTTATGCTAGTGGAGCTCAAGTGTATACCTTACACTTGACTAATTCTGGTACTGTATTTGCAAATGATACAACAAACCAAACTTTTTGTGTTGCCAAGAGTAATGCCGATTCAAAGATGCTTCAGGCAGCACTCGATTGGGCTTGTGGACCGGGGAAGGTGGATTGTTCGCCTTTGCTGCAGGGTCAATCGTGTTACGAACCAAATAGTGTAGCTTCACATGCTACATATGCTATCAATTCATATTATCAGCAGATGGCTAAATCTGCGGGGACCTGTGATTTCAAAGGAGTTGCCTCTATCACCACTACAAACCCAA GTCACGGTTCCTGTATATTTTCAGGAAG TGGTGGTAAAAATGTTACCAGCGTAAATGGCACAGCATTGGCTCCATCAACAAATTCCACAAATTCAGGGTGCTTGTCCCAATATTACAATGGTGGATTTTTTACAAGCACTGTGATTCTTACTTTAATTTTGAGTGTAGTTGTCTTGTAA
- the LOC114389176 gene encoding glucan endo-1,3-beta-glucosidase 3-like isoform X2, with translation MEMLSLVSTLVQMSPTCQVQQRLLPFLRLKILGIGQSNATAANWVARNVIAHVPATNITAIAVGSEVLTSLPNAAPVLVSALKFIQAALVAANLDQQIKVSTPHSSSVILDSFPPSQAFFNKTWDPVMVPLLNFLQSTGSYLMLNVYPYYDYMQSNGVVPLDYALFRPLPPNKEAIDSNTLLHYTNVFDAIVDAAYFAMSYLKFTNIPILVTESGWPSKGDSSEPDATVDNANTYNSNLIRHVLNNSGTPKQPGIAVSTYIYELYNEDLKSGPVSENNWGLFYASGAQVYTLHLTNSGTVFANDTTNQTFCVAKSNADSKMLQAALDWACGPGKVDCSPLLQGQSCYEPNSVASHATYAINSYYQQMAKSAGTCDFKGVASITTTNPSHGSCIFSGSGGKNVTSVNGTALAPSTNSTNSGCLSQYYNGGFFTSTVILTLILSVVVL, from the exons ATGGAG ATGCTTTCATTGGTGTCAACATTGGTACAGATGTCACCAACATGCCAAGTCCAACAGAGGTTGTTGCCCTTCTTAAGGCTCAAG ATACTAGGCATTGGCCAGTCCAATGCCACAGCCGCAAATTGGGTTGCACGCAATGTCATAGCACATGTTCCTGCTACCAACATCACTGCAATAGCTGTTGGATCCGAAGTCCTAACTTCCCTCCCTAATGCAGCTCCTGTCCTAGTCTCAGCACTAAAATTCATTCAAGCTGCGCTAGTTGCGGCCAATCTTGACCAGCAAATCAAAGTCTCTACTCCACACTCTTCTTCTGTCATCCTTGACTCTTTCCCGCCATCTcaagcatttttcaataaaacttGGGACCCTGTCATGGTTCCCTTGCTTAACTTTTTGCAATCAACAGGTTCATATCTTATGCTCAATGTGTACCCTTATTATGATTACATGCAATCCAATGGTGTAGTCCCTCTAGACTACGCTTTGTTCCGGCCCTTGCCTCCGAATAAGGAAGCTATTGATTCCAACACCCTCCTGCATTATACTAATGTCTTTGATGCAATTGTTGATGCTGCTTATTTTGCTATGTCATATTTGAAGTTTACCAACATCCCTATTTTAGTCACAGAGTCAGGATGGCCCTCCAAAGGCGACTCATCTGAGCCGGATGCAACCGTTGACAATGCTAACACTTACAATAGTAACTTGATCAGGCATGTCCTTAACAATAGTGGGACTCCCAAGCAACCTGGAATTGCAGTTAGCACTTATATTTATGAGCTTTATAATGAAGACTTGAAATCAGGTCCAGTGTCTGAGAATAATTGGGGGCTGTTTTATGCTAGTGGAGCTCAAGTGTATACCTTACACTTGACTAATTCTGGTACTGTATTTGCAAATGATACAACAAACCAAACTTTTTGTGTTGCCAAGAGTAATGCCGATTCAAAGATGCTTCAGGCAGCACTCGATTGGGCTTGTGGACCGGGGAAGGTGGATTGTTCGCCTTTGCTGCAGGGTCAATCGTGTTACGAACCAAATAGTGTAGCTTCACATGCTACATATGCTATCAATTCATATTATCAGCAGATGGCTAAATCTGCGGGGACCTGTGATTTCAAAGGAGTTGCCTCTATCACCACTACAAACCCAA GTCACGGTTCCTGTATATTTTCAGGAAG TGGTGGTAAAAATGTTACCAGCGTAAATGGCACAGCATTGGCTCCATCAACAAATTCCACAAATTCAGGGTGCTTGTCCCAATATTACAATGGTGGATTTTTTACAAGCACTGTGATTCTTACTTTAATTTTGAGTGTAGTTGTCTTGTAA
- the LOC114389176 gene encoding glucan endo-1,3-beta-glucosidase 3-like isoform X3, with amino-acid sequence MAVFMIFYMLVIIALPAHGDAFIGVNIGTDVTNMPSPTEVVALLKAQGIQHVRLYDADRAMLRALANTGIRVIVSVPNDQILGIGQSNATAANWVARNVIAHVPATNITAIAVGSEVLTSLPNAAPVLVSALKFIQAALVAANLDQQIKVSTPHSSSVILDSFPPSQAFFNKTWDPVMVPLLNFLQSTGSYLMLNVYPYYDYMQSNGVVPLDYALFRPLPPNKEAIDSNTLLHYTNVFDAIVDAAYFAMSYLKFTNIPILVTESGWPSKGDSSEPDATVDNANTYNSNLIRHVLNNSGTPKQPGIAVSTYIYELYNEDLKSGPVSENNWGLFYASGAQVYTLHLTNSGTVFANDTTNQTFCVAKSNADSKMLQAALDWACGPGKVDCSPLLQGQSCYEPNSVASHATYAINSYYQQMAKSAGTCDFKGVASITTTNPMVVKMLPA; translated from the exons ATGGCTGTGTTCATGATTTTTTACATGCTTGTTATTATAGCTTTGCCTGCTCATGGAG ATGCTTTCATTGGTGTCAACATTGGTACAGATGTCACCAACATGCCAAGTCCAACAGAGGTTGTTGCCCTTCTTAAGGCTCAAGGTATCCAACATGTTAGACTCTATGATGCTGACAGAGCCATGCTTCGTGCACTCGCTAACACAGGAATCCGTGTAATTGTTTCTGTTCCCAATGATCAGATACTAGGCATTGGCCAGTCCAATGCCACAGCCGCAAATTGGGTTGCACGCAATGTCATAGCACATGTTCCTGCTACCAACATCACTGCAATAGCTGTTGGATCCGAAGTCCTAACTTCCCTCCCTAATGCAGCTCCTGTCCTAGTCTCAGCACTAAAATTCATTCAAGCTGCGCTAGTTGCGGCCAATCTTGACCAGCAAATCAAAGTCTCTACTCCACACTCTTCTTCTGTCATCCTTGACTCTTTCCCGCCATCTcaagcatttttcaataaaacttGGGACCCTGTCATGGTTCCCTTGCTTAACTTTTTGCAATCAACAGGTTCATATCTTATGCTCAATGTGTACCCTTATTATGATTACATGCAATCCAATGGTGTAGTCCCTCTAGACTACGCTTTGTTCCGGCCCTTGCCTCCGAATAAGGAAGCTATTGATTCCAACACCCTCCTGCATTATACTAATGTCTTTGATGCAATTGTTGATGCTGCTTATTTTGCTATGTCATATTTGAAGTTTACCAACATCCCTATTTTAGTCACAGAGTCAGGATGGCCCTCCAAAGGCGACTCATCTGAGCCGGATGCAACCGTTGACAATGCTAACACTTACAATAGTAACTTGATCAGGCATGTCCTTAACAATAGTGGGACTCCCAAGCAACCTGGAATTGCAGTTAGCACTTATATTTATGAGCTTTATAATGAAGACTTGAAATCAGGTCCAGTGTCTGAGAATAATTGGGGGCTGTTTTATGCTAGTGGAGCTCAAGTGTATACCTTACACTTGACTAATTCTGGTACTGTATTTGCAAATGATACAACAAACCAAACTTTTTGTGTTGCCAAGAGTAATGCCGATTCAAAGATGCTTCAGGCAGCACTCGATTGGGCTTGTGGACCGGGGAAGGTGGATTGTTCGCCTTTGCTGCAGGGTCAATCGTGTTACGAACCAAATAGTGTAGCTTCACATGCTACATATGCTATCAATTCATATTATCAGCAGATGGCTAAATCTGCGGGGACCTGTGATTTCAAAGGAGTTGCCTCTATCACCACTACAAACCCAA TGGTGGTAAAAATGTTACCAGCGTAA